The Afipia massiliensis genome has a segment encoding these proteins:
- the trxA gene encoding thioredoxin — MSVGKVSDNDFDAEVLKADGPVVVDFWAEWCGPCRMIAPALDEIAGVMGDKVKIVKLNVDESPKTASKYGVMSIPTLMIFKGGEMASRQVGAAPKAKLQQWITAAV, encoded by the coding sequence ATGAGTGTGGGTAAGGTTTCGGACAACGATTTTGATGCGGAAGTTCTCAAGGCGGACGGCCCGGTCGTGGTCGACTTCTGGGCGGAATGGTGCGGCCCGTGCCGCATGATCGCGCCAGCGCTCGACGAGATCGCCGGTGTCATGGGCGACAAGGTCAAGATCGTGAAGCTCAACGTCGACGAGAGCCCGAAGACCGCGTCGAAGTACGGCGTGATGTCGATCCCCACCCTGATGATCTTCAAGGGCGGCGAGATGGCCTCGCGTCAGGTCGGCGCAGCTCCGAAGGCCAAGCTGCAGCAGTGGATCACCGCTGCGGTCTGA